One window of the Mytilus galloprovincialis chromosome 14, xbMytGall1.hap1.1, whole genome shotgun sequence genome contains the following:
- the LOC143059542 gene encoding solute carrier family 35 member F5-like: MLGTTRLTKVQRLVLGIIVLLVVDLIWVGSSELTEYLFKEEDFNKPFFTTYAKTSMFMIYLFGFLFWEPWRRQCRNGGNLPNLISQLQDDNIEEERPSSPDSNHTLSDPVYVPVRRGEDKTSGTESDDCSLSSGKSVRFNKVSEVRHLSETYAEDANLARLSYSASLLAEEAKLRSMSKLSVKQVMKLAIFFCILWFFANFSYQQALLDTQAGVVNVLSSTSGLFTLICAAIFPSSGADRFSLSKLVTVLVSIGGIVMVSLADMNMEKGIPAGALWAVLGSMLYAFYLVSLRRNVDHEDKLDIPMFFGFVGFFCVIFIWPGFFITHYSKEETFQWPNGKQWLFICINGLIGTVVSEFLWLWGCFLTSSLIATLSLSLTIPLTMLADVIFKGIPYTWLFYVGTLPVFIAFFAVSLLTHYENWDPVLIGCKKILHCICRKRILPRYREVDREQTESLINDNNVQ, translated from the exons ATGTTGGGAACAACAAGATTGACCAAAGTCCAGAGACTGGTTCTTGGTATAATAGTTCTATTGGTTGTAGATTTAATCTGGGTTGGATCATCAGAGTTAACAGAG tacCTGTTTAAAGAAGAAGATTTTAATAAACCATTTTTTACAACTTATGCCAAGACCAGCAtgtttatgatatatttgtttggcttCCTGTTTTGGGAACCATGGCGAAGACAGTGTAGAAATGGTGGTAATTTACCT aatttaatttcTCAATTGCAAGATGACAACATTGAAGAAGAAAGACCTAGTAGTCCAGACTCTAATCATACTCTG AGTGATCCAGTTTATGTACCAGTACGGAGGGGTGAGGATAAAACCAGTGGCACTGAATCTGATGATTGTAGCT TATCATCGGGAAAGTCAGTAAGGTTCAATAAAGTTTCAGAAGTAAGACATCTCTCAG AGACCTATGCAGAGGATGCCAATCTTGCTAGATTGTCCTATTCGGCCTCACTGCTGGCAGAAGAGGCAAAATTAAGATCTATGAGCAAATTATCTGTCAAACAAGTCATGAAGTTAGCTATATTTTTCTGTATATTG TGGTTTTTTGCTAATTTTTCCTACCAACAAGCTTTGTTGGATACTCAAGCTGGTGTAGTGAACGTCCTATCATCTACGTCAGGGTTGTTTACCTTAATATGTGCAGCTATATTTCCCAGCTCAGGAGCAGACAGATTTTCATTATCAAAACTAGTAACAGTTTTAGTCAG TATTGGTGGTATTGTGATGGTGAGCCTAGCTGATATGAATATGGAGAAAGGGATACCAGCAGGAGCTCTATGGGCTGTGCTGGGTTCAATGCTCTATGCTTTTTATCTAGTTTCTCTTCGAAGAAATGTTGACCATGAAGATAAACTAGATATTCCTATGTTTTTTG gtTTTGTAGGGTTTTTCTGTGTGATATTTATATGGCCAGGCTTTTTCATAACTCACTATAGTAAAGAAGAGACATTCCAGTGGCCAAATGGGAAGCAATGGCTGTTTATATGTATAAATGGTTTAATAGGAACTGTTGTGTCAGAATTTTTATGGCTGTG GGGATGTTTTCTGACATCATCACTCATTGCCACACTATCACTGAGTCTCACTATACCACTTACTATGTTAGCAGATGTTATTTTTAAAGGA atTCCATACACTTGGTTATTTTATGTTGGTACTTTACCAGTTTTTATTGCATTCTTTGCTGTGAGTTTACTAACCCATTACGAAAACTGGGATCCAGTGTTGATTGGATGTAAAAAAATTctacattgtatatgtagaaaAAGAATTTTGCCAAG ataCAGAGAAGTGGACAGAGAACAAACAGAAAGTCTGATAAATGATAATAATGTCCAGTAA